A single Campylobacter concisus DNA region contains:
- a CDS encoding 2-oxoglutarate ferredoxin oxidoreductase subunit beta (catalyzes the coenzyme A-dependent formation of succinyl-CoA from 2-oxoglutarate and ferredoxin), translating to MAFNYDKYLRTDKMPTLWCWGCGDGVILKALIRAIDTMGWDMNDVCVVSGIGCSGRFSGYLDCNTIHTTHGRAVAYATGVKMANPDKHIIVVTGDGDGLAIGGNHTIHGCRRNIGLNHILINNFIYALTNSQTSPTTPKGMWTVTAQYGNIDPSFDACKLATAAGASFVARGSVIEPEKLTKLFVEGFSHDGYSFFDVFSNCHINLGRKNKMGEAVKNLEWIKGRTTSKVKFDMLSDEEKKGIFPLGVLHKDDEKIEYTKAYDMVRKAAMSGEAIDFKELA from the coding sequence ATGGCTTTTAATTATGATAAATATTTACGAACAGACAAAATGCCTACTCTTTGGTGCTGGGGCTGTGGCGATGGCGTCATACTAAAGGCGCTCATCCGCGCGATCGACACTATGGGCTGGGACATGAACGACGTTTGTGTGGTCTCAGGTATAGGCTGCTCTGGCCGCTTTAGCGGATATCTTGACTGCAATACCATCCACACAACTCACGGTAGAGCCGTAGCCTACGCCACTGGCGTAAAGATGGCAAACCCAGATAAGCACATCATCGTAGTAACTGGCGATGGCGACGGGCTAGCGATCGGAGGTAACCACACGATACATGGATGCCGCCGAAATATCGGGCTAAATCACATCCTAATAAACAACTTTATCTATGCACTAACCAACTCGCAAACCAGCCCAACCACGCCAAAGGGCATGTGGACGGTCACAGCGCAGTATGGCAACATCGATCCTAGCTTTGACGCCTGTAAGCTCGCAACCGCCGCAGGTGCTAGCTTTGTCGCGCGTGGTAGCGTCATCGAGCCAGAGAAGCTTACAAAGCTCTTTGTAGAGGGCTTTAGCCACGATGGATACAGCTTTTTTGATGTATTTTCAAACTGCCACATAAATTTAGGTCGCAAGAACAAAATGGGCGAGGCGGTGAAAAATTTAGAGTGGATAAAAGGCCGCACAACGAGTAAGGTCAAATTTGACATGCTAAGCGATGAGGAGAAAAAGGGCATTTTCCCACTTGGTGTGCTACATAAAGATGATGAAAAGATCGAATACACCAAGGCTTACGACATGGTAAGAAAGGCTGCTATGAGCGGTGAAGCGATAGATTTTAAGGAGCTAGCATGA
- a CDS encoding malate dehydrogenase: MKISIVGAGNVGASIAYALCMREVCDEIALVDIFGNVARAKAIDLAQSSCVFNAKTTVCGSDDFMLIEGSDIVVVTAGSPRKEGQTREDLLLKNAVVVKQTAQNIAKFAPNAVIIVVTNPLDVMVWTAHKFSGFSKNKVIGMAGELDGARCRYELALLKDKDAKGLKTKIIGAHNDEMIVSTSNISENLNENELATLKKETSTGGAKIVKLLGTSAYYAPAAAVVKMCEAIMGKSDEILSASVLLDDELSCGRLVRLGREGLKEILELNINESEQEQLSKSEADIRKNIKFLKENLD; the protein is encoded by the coding sequence ATGAAAATAAGTATAGTTGGAGCAGGAAACGTCGGTGCAAGTATAGCTTATGCGCTTTGTATGAGGGAAGTTTGCGATGAGATCGCGCTTGTAGATATATTTGGTAACGTGGCACGCGCAAAGGCTATCGATCTAGCGCAGTCAAGCTGCGTTTTTAATGCTAAAACTACCGTTTGCGGTAGCGATGACTTTATGCTAATAGAGGGCAGTGATATCGTAGTGGTAACTGCTGGAAGCCCAAGAAAAGAGGGTCAAACAAGAGAGGATTTGCTTCTTAAAAATGCCGTCGTTGTAAAACAAACAGCTCAAAATATCGCAAAATTTGCACCAAATGCGGTGATAATCGTCGTGACAAATCCGCTTGATGTGATGGTCTGGACGGCTCATAAATTTAGTGGTTTTAGTAAAAATAAAGTGATCGGCATGGCTGGTGAGCTTGATGGCGCAAGATGTAGATATGAGCTAGCGCTTCTAAAAGACAAGGACGCAAAAGGGCTAAAGACAAAGATAATTGGCGCTCATAACGACGAGATGATCGTATCTACTAGTAATATCAGCGAAAATTTAAACGAAAATGAGCTAGCAACTCTTAAAAAAGAGACAAGCACAGGTGGAGCAAAGATCGTTAAGCTCCTTGGCACTTCAGCTTACTATGCACCAGCAGCTGCTGTTGTGAAGATGTGTGAAGCGATCATGGGCAAGAGTGATGAAATTTTAAGTGCTAGCGTGCTTCTTGATGATGAGCTAAGTTGCGGCAGGCTAGTAAGGCTTGGACGTGAGGGCTTAAAAGAAATTTTAGAGCTAAATATAAATGAAAGTGAGCAAGAGCAGCTAAGTAAAAGCGAAGCTGATATTAGAAAAAACATTAAATTTTTAAAAGAAAATTTGGATTAG
- a CDS encoding 2-oxoglutarate ferredoxin oxidoreductase subunit alpha encodes MRELVSTGNALVARAAVECGCNFFGGYPITPSSEIAHELSVLLPKHGGTFIQMEDEIAGISVALGASASGAKAMTASSGPGISLKAEQIGLGFIAEIPLVIVNVMRGGPSTGLPTRVAQGDILQAKNPTHGDVNMIVLAPSSLEECYTQTVRAFNLAARFMTPVMLLLDETIGHMQAMVRLPEISELEIYKRKEFNGEPKEYKPYEAAHDEPATLNPFFKGYHYHITGLHHGATGFPTEDGKIVEYSMNRLFNKINLHTDECEKFEEFMLDGAEICIIAFGSVALSAKQAILNLREKGLKVGLFKPLTLFPAPAKKLKEISNKFSKILVCELNLGQYSGEISKIILRDDFAKLLKANGRPISPSEIEAKIGEIYGF; translated from the coding sequence ATGAGAGAGCTAGTATCAACTGGAAATGCCCTAGTAGCAAGGGCTGCTGTCGAGTGCGGCTGTAACTTCTTTGGCGGATATCCTATCACTCCAAGCAGTGAGATCGCCCACGAGCTAAGCGTGCTTTTGCCAAAACATGGCGGTACATTTATACAAATGGAAGATGAGATAGCTGGAATTTCAGTAGCACTTGGCGCAAGTGCAAGCGGCGCTAAAGCGATGACAGCAAGCTCCGGACCTGGAATTTCACTAAAGGCTGAGCAAATAGGCCTTGGCTTTATCGCTGAGATACCGCTCGTCATCGTTAACGTCATGCGTGGTGGCCCTTCAACTGGCTTGCCAACCCGTGTCGCACAAGGCGATATCTTGCAGGCTAAAAACCCAACTCACGGCGATGTAAATATGATCGTCCTTGCCCCAAGTAGCCTAGAAGAGTGCTACACGCAGACCGTGCGTGCCTTTAATCTCGCAGCTAGGTTTATGACGCCAGTCATGCTGCTACTTGATGAGACGATAGGGCACATGCAAGCAATGGTGCGTTTACCTGAGATTAGCGAGCTAGAAATTTATAAAAGAAAAGAATTTAACGGCGAGCCAAAAGAGTATAAACCTTACGAGGCCGCGCACGACGAGCCAGCCACGCTAAATCCTTTCTTTAAAGGCTACCACTACCATATAACTGGGCTTCATCACGGCGCTACTGGCTTTCCAACAGAAGATGGCAAGATCGTTGAATACTCGATGAATAGGCTGTTTAACAAGATAAATTTACACACTGATGAGTGCGAGAAATTTGAAGAGTTTATGCTTGATGGCGCTGAAATTTGCATCATTGCTTTTGGTAGCGTGGCGCTTTCAGCCAAGCAAGCGATCTTAAATTTACGTGAAAAAGGGCTAAAAGTTGGGCTATTTAAGCCACTCACGCTTTTCCCAGCTCCAGCTAAAAAGCTAAAAGAGATCTCGAACAAATTTAGCAAAATTTTAGTCTGCGAGCTAAATTTAGGCCAGTATAGCGGCGAAATTTCAAAGATCATCTTAAGAGATGACTTTGCAAAACTGCTAAAAGCAAACGGCAGACCGATAAGCCCAAGCGAGATCGAGGCAAAGATAGGAGAAATTTATGGCTTTTAA
- the oorD gene encoding 2-oxoglutarate:acceptor oxidoreductase gives MIIKENVPVWVDESRCKACDVCVSYCPAGVLAMRLEPKAVLGKMIEVVYADSCIGCRDCELHCPDFAIYVAEKGFKFAKLTPESKERAAAVKANKFAKLGESA, from the coding sequence ATGATAATAAAAGAAAATGTACCTGTTTGGGTCGATGAGAGCAGGTGTAAAGCCTGTGATGTCTGTGTGAGCTACTGCCCAGCAGGCGTGCTAGCGATGAGGCTTGAGCCAAAAGCGGTGCTTGGTAAGATGATAGAGGTCGTCTATGCTGACTCATGCATAGGCTGTCGCGACTGCGAGCTTCATTGTCCTGATTTTGCCATTTATGTGGCTGAAAAAGGCTTTAAATTTGCAAAACTAACGCCTGAGAGCAAAGAGCGAGCTGCTGCCGTAAAGGCAAATAAATTTGCAAAGCTTGGAGAGAGCGCATGA